One Algibacter sp. L3A6 genomic region harbors:
- the lpdA gene encoding dihydrolipoyl dehydrogenase, whose product MNSYDVAVIGSGPGGYVAAIRCAQLGMKTAIIEKYSTLGGTCLNVGCIPSKALLDSSHHYDDAVKHFEEHGIEIPGEIKVNLEKMINRKQAVVDQTTGGIDFLMKKNNIDVYQGLGSFKDATHITIAGEETIEIEAKNTIIATGSKPSTLPFITLDKERVITSTEALKLKEIPKHLIVIGGGVIGLELGQVYKRLGAEVTVVEYMDRIIPTMDAGLSKELNKVLKKQKFKINASHKVKSVERVGDEVIVKADNKKGEEVEFRGDYCLVSVGRHAYTDGLNAEAADVKLTDRGLVDVNEHLQTSASNIYAIGDVIKGAMLAHKAEEEGVFVAETIAGQKPHIDYNLIPGVVYTWPEVATVGKTEEQLKEAGIAYKTGQFPMRALGRSRASMDLDGFVKVLADKTTDEILGVHMVGARAADMIAEAVVAMEYRASAEDVSRMSHAHPTFTEAIKEAALAATEDRALHI is encoded by the coding sequence ATGAATTCATACGATGTAGCCGTTATTGGCTCAGGTCCAGGAGGCTATGTAGCAGCAATTCGCTGTGCACAATTAGGAATGAAAACTGCAATTATTGAAAAATATAGTACCCTTGGTGGCACATGTTTAAATGTAGGTTGTATCCCGAGTAAGGCCCTTTTAGATTCTTCGCACCATTATGATGATGCTGTAAAACATTTTGAAGAGCACGGTATTGAAATTCCTGGTGAAATTAAAGTGAATTTAGAAAAAATGATAAACCGCAAACAAGCTGTTGTAGATCAAACAACAGGCGGAATTGATTTTTTAATGAAGAAAAACAACATTGATGTTTATCAAGGTTTAGGAAGTTTTAAAGATGCTACGCATATTACAATTGCTGGTGAAGAAACTATCGAAATTGAAGCAAAAAACACAATTATTGCTACAGGAAGTAAACCATCTACATTACCATTTATCACTTTAGATAAAGAACGTGTAATTACATCTACGGAAGCTTTAAAATTAAAAGAAATTCCTAAACACTTAATCGTTATTGGTGGTGGTGTTATTGGTTTAGAATTAGGACAAGTTTATAAACGTCTTGGTGCAGAAGTAACTGTTGTAGAATATATGGACCGTATTATCCCGACAATGGATGCTGGTTTATCTAAAGAATTAAATAAAGTTTTAAAGAAACAAAAATTCAAAATTAACGCATCTCACAAAGTAAAATCTGTGGAACGTGTTGGCGATGAAGTTATCGTTAAAGCAGATAATAAAAAAGGAGAAGAAGTAGAGTTTAGAGGCGATTACTGTTTAGTATCTGTTGGTCGTCATGCTTATACAGATGGTTTAAATGCCGAAGCTGCTGATGTAAAATTAACAGATCGTGGTTTAGTAGATGTAAACGAGCATTTACAAACTAGCGCATCTAATATTTATGCTATTGGAGATGTTATTAAAGGTGCTATGTTAGCTCACAAAGCTGAAGAAGAAGGTGTTTTTGTAGCAGAAACTATTGCAGGGCAAAAACCACATATAGATTACAATTTAATACCAGGTGTTGTTTACACATGGCCAGAGGTTGCTACTGTTGGTAAAACAGAAGAGCAATTAAAAGAAGCCGGAATAGCATATAAAACAGGTCAATTTCCAATGCGTGCTTTAGGTAGAAGTAGAGCGAGTATGGATTTAGATGGTTTTGTAAAAGTTTTAGCCGATAAAACTACAGATGAAATTTTAGGAGTGCATATGGTTGGTGCTCGTGCTGCCGATATGATTGCTGAAGCTGTTGTTGCTATGGAGTATCGCGCTTCCGCGGAAGATGTATCTCGTATGTCTCACGCACACCCAACATTTACAGAAGCTATCAAAGAAGCGGCTCTAGCTGCAACAGAAGATAGAGCATTACATATATAA
- a CDS encoding RNA polymerase sigma factor, whose product MKTLPKINKKSDEDLIKGIVHSNDTLLFEVLYDRYATLVYNKCMGFAKDEDEAKDLTQDIFLKLFVKLASFKGNSKFSTWLYAFTYNHCVNYVTRNTAKKIEKQSVDYADAENVESLYEDDEDDSSFLSMKVDKLKIALELISPEEKMILLLKYQDSLTIKEIEDALGIGESAVKMRIKRAKDKLVDVYNNNLG is encoded by the coding sequence TTGAAAACCCTACCAAAAATTAATAAAAAATCCGACGAGGATTTGATAAAAGGCATCGTTCATAGCAACGATACGCTGCTTTTTGAAGTTCTATACGACAGGTATGCTACCTTAGTGTATAACAAGTGTATGGGGTTTGCTAAAGATGAAGATGAAGCAAAAGATTTAACACAAGATATATTTCTAAAGTTATTTGTTAAATTAGCAAGCTTTAAAGGAAATTCAAAATTTTCAACATGGTTATATGCATTTACTTATAATCATTGTGTAAATTATGTCACTAGAAATACAGCAAAAAAAATTGAAAAACAATCAGTAGATTACGCTGATGCAGAGAATGTAGAAAGCCTCTATGAAGATGATGAAGATGATAGTAGTTTTCTAAGTATGAAAGTTGATAAATTAAAAATAGCATTAGAATTGATTTCTCCGGAGGAAAAAATGATTTTGCTTTTAAAATATCAAGACTCCTTAACTATAAAAGAAATTGAAGATGCTTTAGGAATAGGAGAAAGTGCAGTAAAAATGCGAATTAAACGTGCTAAAGATAAATTAGTAGACGTTTATAATAATAACCTTGGATAA
- a CDS encoding mechanosensitive ion channel family protein, which produces MNLVDSLKESLSTIWESIISVLPTVAGAIVGIIIGILIIKLVVNIIKKSLKFVKADKLDDKLNEIDLFGDKKIQFNVIDIVAKFVKWMLYIILIMIVTDLLNLTMISDGIKSVIGYLPRLITALAIFVIGLLFANFVKKSLQSFFESMELSGGKMISQAIFMLLLIFISITALNQAGVDTEIITSNITMILAAFLLAFALAVGLGAQKVVGDLFRTFYTRKIYEVGQIIEFNDIKGEIESIDGISVTLKTTTGKIVIPIKDIVESQVRVQD; this is translated from the coding sequence ATGAACCTTGTCGACAGCTTAAAAGAATCATTAAGTACAATTTGGGAAAGTATAATAAGTGTGTTACCTACCGTTGCAGGAGCAATAGTTGGTATAATCATTGGAATATTAATTATCAAACTGGTAGTTAATATAATAAAGAAGTCATTAAAATTTGTGAAGGCTGATAAGCTGGATGATAAATTAAATGAAATTGACTTATTTGGTGATAAGAAGATACAATTTAATGTTATTGATATTGTAGCGAAGTTTGTTAAATGGATGCTTTACATTATTTTAATAATGATTGTTACAGATCTATTGAATTTAACAATGATCTCTGATGGTATTAAAAGTGTTATTGGTTATTTACCAAGGTTAATTACAGCACTAGCCATATTTGTTATTGGTCTATTGTTTGCGAATTTTGTTAAAAAATCTTTGCAATCGTTCTTTGAGTCTATGGAATTGTCTGGCGGTAAAATGATAAGTCAGGCTATATTTATGTTACTGCTTATATTTATTTCTATTACAGCTTTAAACCAAGCTGGTGTAGATACTGAAATAATAACAAGTAACATTACCATGATTTTGGCAGCATTTTTATTAGCATTTGCTTTAGCTGTTGGATTAGGAGCACAAAAAGTAGTAGGCGATTTGTTTAGAACGTTCTACACAAGAAAAATATACGAAGTTGGACAAATTATTGAGTTCAACGATATAAAAGGAGAAATAGAGTCTATCGATGGTATATCGGTAACCTTAAAAACAACAACAGGAAAAATAGTAATTCCTATTAAAGATATAGTGGAAAGTCAAGTAAGAGTGCAAGATTAA
- a CDS encoding L-serine ammonia-lyase has translation MECISVFDMLKIGIGPSSSHTLGPWRAAEHWISELKANNTFSKVETIQVDLYGSLSLTGKGHATDYAVMLGLTGADPETLPIEIIETTIADIKATQKIHFNNEKILDFTPGTNIVFNKKFLPFHSNGIVFSAMINGKKAKSTFYSIGGGFVVKEERKNSKKNFEIKCSFPYPIDKGTELLKFCKDLNKPISQVVLENEKSIRTEEEIDYELKRIWDTMLECMYTGCHTEGHLPGGLNVRRRAFDMHKRLQGSSPYSNPVEWIYSIRNTEVKFRQILKWVSCFALAVNEVNAALGRVVTAPTNGSAGVIPSVLMYYLVIENHDGNFEDIKKFLLVAGEIGSIFKKGATISAAMGGCQAEIGVSSAMAAGALTELLGGSPEQVLVAAEIAMEHHLGLTCDPIGGLVQIPCIERNAMGAIKAINAAELALDTDPNNVKVPLDKVVNTMWETAKDMNSKYKETSEGGLAVGVNMSDC, from the coding sequence ATGGAATGTATCTCTGTTTTCGACATGCTAAAAATAGGCATTGGCCCATCAAGCTCTCATACTCTAGGGCCTTGGCGTGCCGCCGAACACTGGATTAGCGAATTAAAAGCGAACAACACTTTTAGTAAGGTTGAAACTATTCAGGTCGATTTATATGGATCATTATCCCTAACCGGAAAAGGCCATGCTACAGACTATGCTGTAATGCTTGGTTTAACTGGAGCCGACCCCGAAACGTTGCCTATAGAAATTATTGAAACCACTATTGCAGATATAAAAGCAACTCAAAAAATACATTTTAACAACGAAAAAATATTAGATTTTACTCCGGGAACAAATATTGTTTTCAATAAAAAGTTTTTACCCTTTCACTCTAACGGCATTGTTTTTAGCGCCATGATTAACGGTAAAAAAGCAAAATCTACATTCTACTCTATTGGCGGAGGATTTGTTGTAAAAGAAGAACGTAAAAATTCTAAAAAGAATTTTGAAATAAAATGTTCATTTCCCTATCCTATTGATAAAGGAACAGAACTACTTAAATTTTGTAAAGATTTAAACAAACCCATTTCTCAAGTTGTTTTAGAAAACGAAAAATCTATTCGTACAGAAGAAGAAATAGATTATGAGTTAAAACGCATTTGGGATACCATGCTAGAGTGTATGTACACCGGTTGCCATACCGAAGGTCACCTTCCTGGTGGTTTAAATGTACGTCGTAGAGCTTTCGATATGCACAAACGCTTACAAGGATCATCTCCATACTCAAATCCTGTAGAATGGATTTACTCCATTAGAAACACCGAAGTTAAATTTAGACAAATATTAAAATGGGTAAGCTGTTTTGCATTAGCTGTAAACGAAGTTAATGCGGCATTAGGGCGTGTAGTTACAGCTCCTACAAATGGTAGTGCTGGTGTAATTCCGTCTGTATTAATGTATTATTTAGTAATAGAAAACCACGATGGTAATTTTGAGGATATTAAAAAATTCTTGTTAGTTGCTGGGGAAATTGGCAGTATATTTAAAAAAGGCGCTACAATATCGGCTGCCATGGGCGGTTGTCAGGCCGAAATTGGAGTATCATCTGCAATGGCTGCAGGAGCTTTAACAGAATTACTTGGTGGTTCACCAGAACAAGTTTTAGTTGCTGCCGAAATTGCCATGGAACATCATTTAGGTTTAACCTGCGATCCTATTGGAGGTTTGGTACAAATACCATGTATAGAACGTAATGCTATGGGTGCAATAAAAGCCATAAATGCTGCAGAACTAGCTTTAGATACCGACCCAAACAATGTAAAGGTACCTTTAGACAAGGTAGTTAACACCATGTGGGAAACTGCAAAAGATATGAATTCTAAATACAAAGAAACTAGTGAAGGTGGCTTAGCAGTTGGAGTTAATATGTCCGATTGTTAA